Proteins encoded by one window of Hyphomicrobium nitrativorans NL23:
- a CDS encoding HAD-IC family P-type ATPase — MLCNDARLLEKSGQWHVEGDPMEGALVALAIKAGVGPDEHRRNWERIDEIPFDAEHRFMASLHRVPEEDHIIFVKGAPERLLEMCDREARLDGDAPLDKAYWTDRIAEAASHGERILGFASKPATAGDLEFSHVENGLVFLGLAGFIDPPREEAIRAVAECRSAGIAVKMITGDHAATATAIAHQLGLSENPKVITGAELEAVSDADLPKIAEETTVFARTNPEHKLRIVRALQADGDIVAMTGDGVNDAPALKQADVGIAMGRKGTEAAKQASQMVLVDDNFATIVAAVHEGRTVFDNIQKVIAWTIPTNGGLAIAIIATMLLGLTIPATPVQILWINMITTVTLGLVLAFEPSEPGVMLRPPRRPGTSLLTGFLVWRIAFVSLLFVGGAFGTYAWAMSRGLDVETARTMVVNVLVVLQIFYLFNVRFLHQTSLTLTGALGTRPVLVALSAVVVAQFAFTYAPVMQTLFDTRPVSFTDGLVILGTGVLLLIVLEVEKVLFRRWGFLDDATPA; from the coding sequence GTGCTCTGCAACGACGCGCGCCTGCTCGAAAAGAGCGGCCAATGGCACGTCGAGGGCGACCCGATGGAAGGCGCACTCGTCGCACTTGCGATAAAGGCCGGCGTCGGCCCCGACGAGCACCGGCGCAACTGGGAACGCATCGACGAAATCCCGTTCGACGCCGAGCACCGCTTCATGGCGTCGCTTCATCGCGTGCCGGAAGAAGACCACATCATCTTCGTCAAAGGCGCACCCGAGCGCCTGCTCGAAATGTGCGACCGTGAAGCCCGCCTCGACGGCGACGCCCCACTCGACAAGGCCTACTGGACAGATCGGATCGCCGAAGCCGCCTCCCACGGCGAGCGTATCCTGGGCTTCGCATCGAAGCCCGCGACCGCAGGCGATCTCGAATTCAGCCACGTGGAAAACGGCCTCGTCTTCCTGGGCCTCGCAGGCTTCATCGATCCCCCGCGCGAGGAAGCGATCAGGGCCGTCGCCGAATGCCGTTCGGCCGGCATCGCGGTCAAGATGATCACCGGCGACCACGCCGCAACCGCGACCGCCATCGCCCACCAGCTCGGCCTTTCCGAAAATCCGAAAGTGATCACCGGCGCCGAGCTCGAAGCCGTGAGCGACGCCGATCTGCCGAAGATCGCCGAAGAAACGACGGTGTTCGCCCGCACCAACCCGGAGCACAAGCTCAGGATCGTGCGCGCCCTTCAGGCGGACGGCGACATCGTCGCGATGACGGGCGACGGCGTGAATGACGCACCGGCCTTGAAGCAGGCCGACGTCGGCATCGCCATGGGCCGCAAAGGAACGGAAGCCGCCAAGCAGGCGTCGCAGATGGTGCTCGTCGACGACAATTTCGCCACCATCGTCGCCGCCGTCCACGAAGGCCGCACCGTCTTCGACAACATTCAGAAAGTGATCGCGTGGACGATCCCCACAAACGGGGGATTGGCCATCGCGATCATCGCCACCATGCTGCTCGGGCTCACGATCCCGGCCACACCCGTCCAGATTCTCTGGATCAACATGATCACCACCGTAACGCTTGGCCTAGTGCTCGCGTTCGAGCCGTCGGAACCCGGCGTCATGCTGCGCCCCCCGCGCCGGCCCGGCACGTCCCTGCTCACAGGCTTCCTTGTCTGGCGCATCGCGTTCGTATCGCTTCTATTCGTCGGGGGCGCCTTCGGCACGTACGCCTGGGCCATGAGCCGCGGGCTCGATGTGGAAACCGCACGCACCATGGTCGTGAACGTGCTCGTGGTGCTGCAGATCTTCTATCTCTTCAACGTGCGCTTCCTGCATCAGACATCCCTCACCCTTACCGGCGCCCTCGGCACCAGGCCCGTCCTCGTCGCCTTGAGCGCCGTCGTCGTCGCGCAGTTTGCCTTCACATATGCGCCCGTCATGCAGACCTTGTTCGACACGCGGCCGGTTTCCTTCACGGACGGCTTAGTCATTCTCGGAACCGGCGTGCTGCTCTTGATCGTTCTCGAAGTGGAGAAGGTGCTGTTCCGCCGCTGGGGCTTCCTGGACGACGCGACGCCGGCGTAA
- the pabB gene encoding aminodeoxychorismate synthase component I produces the protein MTAADHNRADGTRAKASETRLEETFVLLDNSAGTGAPTLLFSNPKEIVSAMTPDEVGPALARLEAGAAEGLHAAGYFAYELGYVLEPKIRDLLPEGRNVPLLWFGFYDAPRAMNEAEVDHWLGTHTKSGSYQFTSVSTAWDQQEYETRFAAVQEKIRAGDIYQLNLTFKARFRLEGSPLTFYRDMRRRQRVAYAGIVDTGEVTVLSASPELFIEKEGRVVSTRPMKGTAPRAGTPEADAEARRVLSTDIKQRAENLMIVDLMRNDLGRIAEVGSVGVTDLFTVETFRTLHQMTSGVEATLKDGLGIGDLVRAIFPPGSVIGAPKIRAMELIRDYETEPRGVYCGAIGHITPGGAALFNVAIRTPVIFRGGQGEMGIGSGVVYDSVGAKEYAECLLKMKFLTDPPKTFELIETLLYEADKGFWLLDGHLARLKASAAYFGYAHDEGAVRDALDRAVEGRTDARLRVRLLLAEDGSVSVTVAEQPAQGPRAVMRYAISDTRVDSANPFLFHKTTRRDLYDREWQHYADTKGADEVLYLNERGELAEGSRTNVFIERDGKLLTPPLSSGLLPGVLRRDLISQGKAVEAVLTLDDLARADAVYVGNSVRGLVRAEPVTTASG, from the coding sequence ATGACTGCAGCCGATCACAACCGTGCCGACGGAACGCGGGCCAAGGCCTCCGAGACGCGGTTGGAGGAGACGTTCGTTCTTCTCGACAACAGCGCCGGGACGGGCGCCCCTACGCTGCTTTTTTCCAACCCGAAGGAGATCGTCTCGGCGATGACGCCGGACGAGGTGGGGCCGGCGCTTGCGCGGCTCGAAGCGGGGGCGGCAGAGGGGCTCCATGCGGCCGGATATTTCGCTTACGAGCTTGGATATGTTTTGGAGCCCAAGATCCGGGATCTCCTGCCGGAAGGCCGGAACGTGCCGCTGCTCTGGTTCGGATTCTACGACGCGCCGAGGGCGATGAACGAGGCGGAGGTCGACCACTGGCTCGGTACGCACACGAAGAGCGGCTCCTACCAGTTCACGTCCGTCTCGACGGCTTGGGACCAGCAGGAATACGAAACGCGTTTTGCCGCCGTGCAGGAGAAGATCCGCGCGGGCGACATCTATCAGCTCAACCTGACGTTCAAGGCGCGCTTCCGGCTCGAAGGCTCGCCGCTGACGTTCTATCGCGATATGCGCCGTCGCCAGCGCGTGGCCTATGCCGGGATCGTCGATACGGGCGAAGTCACGGTGCTTTCGGCGAGCCCGGAGCTGTTCATCGAAAAAGAGGGGCGCGTGGTTTCTACGCGGCCGATGAAGGGGACGGCGCCGCGCGCAGGGACGCCTGAAGCGGACGCGGAAGCCCGCCGCGTGCTTTCGACGGACATCAAGCAGCGCGCCGAAAACCTCATGATCGTCGATCTGATGCGCAACGACCTCGGACGCATCGCGGAGGTTGGCAGCGTCGGCGTGACGGATCTCTTTACCGTCGAGACGTTCCGGACGCTGCATCAGATGACGTCGGGCGTCGAGGCGACGCTGAAGGACGGATTGGGCATCGGCGATCTGGTCCGCGCGATTTTTCCGCCGGGGTCGGTGATCGGCGCGCCGAAGATCCGAGCGATGGAGCTGATCCGCGATTACGAGACGGAGCCGCGTGGCGTTTACTGCGGCGCGATCGGCCACATCACGCCCGGCGGCGCGGCGCTGTTCAACGTTGCGATCCGCACGCCGGTGATCTTCCGCGGCGGGCAGGGCGAGATGGGGATCGGCTCGGGCGTCGTCTACGATTCCGTCGGCGCGAAGGAATACGCCGAGTGCCTGCTAAAGATGAAGTTCCTCACCGATCCGCCGAAGACCTTCGAGTTGATCGAGACGCTGCTTTACGAAGCGGACAAGGGGTTCTGGTTGCTCGACGGGCATCTGGCGCGGCTCAAGGCGTCGGCCGCCTACTTCGGCTATGCGCATGACGAGGGCGCCGTGCGTGACGCGCTGGATCGTGCGGTGGAGGGCCGCACGGACGCACGACTTCGCGTGCGGCTCCTGTTGGCGGAAGATGGCAGCGTGTCGGTCACCGTGGCCGAGCAGCCGGCGCAAGGGCCGCGCGCCGTCATGCGCTATGCGATCTCGGATACGCGGGTGGATAGCGCCAACCCGTTTCTGTTCCACAAGACGACGCGGCGTGACCTCTATGACCGTGAGTGGCAGCACTACGCCGACACCAAAGGTGCCGACGAGGTGCTGTATCTGAACGAGCGGGGAGAGTTGGCCGAGGGGAGCCGGACGAACGTCTTCATCGAGCGTGACGGAAAACTTCTGACGCCGCCGCTATCGTCCGGCCTTCTGCCGGGTGTGCTGCGCCGCGATTTGATCTCGCAGGGCAAGGCCGTGGAAGCGGTGCTTACGCTCGACGACCTGGCGCGTGCGGACGCTGTCTATGTTGGGAATTCGGTGCGGGGGCTCGTGCGGGCAGAGCCCGTGACCACGGCATCCGGTTAA
- a CDS encoding GntR family transcriptional regulator yields MPDLETRLAARPLYLQVRDVLVQRIVVGHWKPGSTLPNETQLAQQLGISIGTVRKALDLMEDERIVTRRQGRGTFVNDYAAETTFPFSSFHNFEGQRVVGQKRARRISRVEAGPDEAARLGVRRGDELIRVERVREHKNQAFMAETCLLPAKFFGRLPEDFGSYRLSALAQLNSILLGHADERVDIALADAEDAEALGVAEKTPLLRLDRVIFSDHDDVLEWRVARCFMRSECYLVRYS; encoded by the coding sequence ATGCCAGATCTTGAGACTCGTCTTGCGGCGCGGCCTCTATATTTGCAGGTGCGCGATGTGCTCGTTCAACGGATTGTCGTTGGCCATTGGAAGCCGGGATCGACGCTGCCTAACGAAACGCAGCTTGCGCAGCAGCTTGGCATCAGCATCGGGACCGTGCGCAAAGCCCTGGATTTGATGGAAGACGAGCGCATCGTCACGCGGCGGCAGGGGCGGGGGACGTTCGTCAACGACTATGCCGCCGAGACGACGTTTCCATTTTCCTCGTTCCACAATTTCGAAGGGCAGCGCGTCGTCGGGCAGAAAAGGGCGCGCAGGATCTCGCGCGTTGAGGCAGGGCCGGACGAGGCTGCCCGCCTGGGTGTGCGAAGGGGCGACGAACTGATCCGGGTGGAGCGCGTGCGCGAGCACAAGAACCAAGCGTTCATGGCCGAGACATGCCTCTTGCCCGCGAAATTTTTCGGCCGGCTTCCTGAGGATTTCGGCAGCTACCGATTGTCGGCGCTGGCGCAGCTCAATTCCATTCTGCTCGGCCACGCCGACGAGCGGGTGGATATCGCTCTTGCGGACGCGGAAGATGCGGAGGCGCTCGGCGTCGCCGAGAAGACGCCGCTGTTGCGGCTGGATCGGGTGATCTTCTCCGATCACGACGATGTGCTCGAATGGCGCGTGGCGCGCTGCTTCATGCGTAGCGAATGCTATCTCGTTCGCTATAGCTGA
- a CDS encoding pilus assembly protein TadG-related protein — protein MERSYVRRLLSDSAGSIGVVLALFLTVAVSLCALAIDVGSLYLERRTMQGAADLAAVAAASDLDRAEAAARATLTANGFGAVRTLSVVKGRYERDRALAPDARFEAGREPFNAVRIEVAAPGQLYFAKSFMAEPEISVSAMGSTDARATFSIGSRLLAVRGGLANAVLGALLGGSVTLSVMDYEALVNAEVRLLDFLSALATELDITAGTYGDVLDADVGIRQALRAVATAAHTQGDTAAASVVTTLASRADASLTVPLDALVDLGPLAHAEVGPAHTGLGAELDAMSLVNAVAQLANGNRQVAVNLGAAVPGLLALTLDVAIGEPAQHSGWVTTGQAGATVRTAQTRLRLVAEVGGTGLLAGVRVRLPIYIELASAEARLKSVTCQGPSGDGAQAVVTARPAVVKAWIGDVPAGGLAAFNSGGGVARGNIVQAFPITVTGRAYAEMSHAVGDDLRFTQRDVDAREVKTVSVRDHLSSLTGSLLQSANLNVEIGGFGLGLSVGAIKSLVIGLLTPVTATLDGLLVPLLELLGVSLGEVDVRVHGISCGSAVLSG, from the coding sequence ATGGAGCGGTCCTATGTGCGTAGACTGTTGTCCGACAGCGCGGGCTCAATCGGGGTCGTCCTGGCGTTGTTTCTCACAGTCGCCGTGAGCCTCTGCGCGCTCGCTATCGATGTGGGATCGCTTTATCTCGAACGGCGCACGATGCAGGGCGCGGCGGATCTCGCAGCGGTCGCGGCGGCGAGCGATCTCGACCGGGCGGAAGCGGCGGCGCGGGCGACGCTCACGGCCAACGGCTTCGGCGCGGTCCGCACGCTGTCCGTGGTGAAGGGGCGGTATGAGCGCGATCGTGCGCTTGCGCCCGATGCCCGCTTCGAGGCGGGCCGGGAGCCCTTCAACGCGGTGCGTATCGAGGTGGCGGCGCCGGGGCAGCTCTATTTCGCGAAATCGTTTATGGCGGAGCCTGAGATTTCTGTGTCGGCCATGGGCAGCACGGATGCCCGCGCGACATTCTCTATCGGCAGCCGGCTTCTCGCCGTGCGCGGCGGGTTGGCCAACGCTGTTCTCGGCGCGCTTCTCGGCGGAAGCGTCACGCTCTCTGTGATGGATTACGAAGCGCTGGTGAACGCCGAGGTGCGGCTGTTGGATTTTCTGTCGGCACTGGCGACGGAACTCGACATCACAGCGGGGACGTATGGAGATGTGCTCGATGCGGACGTGGGCATTCGTCAGGCGCTGAGAGCCGTGGCAACGGCGGCTCACACCCAAGGCGACACGGCGGCGGCTTCTGTGGTGACGACGCTTGCATCGCGGGCGGATGCGTCGCTGACGGTGCCGCTGGATGCGCTCGTCGATCTCGGGCCGTTGGCGCACGCCGAGGTGGGGCCGGCGCATACGGGGCTTGGCGCCGAGCTTGACGCGATGTCGCTGGTCAATGCGGTTGCGCAACTGGCGAACGGAAATCGGCAAGTGGCCGTCAACCTCGGAGCCGCGGTTCCGGGGCTTCTCGCGCTTACGCTCGATGTTGCAATTGGAGAGCCCGCGCAACATTCGGGTTGGGTGACGACGGGGCAGGCGGGCGCGACGGTCAGGACCGCGCAGACGCGGCTTCGGCTCGTCGCGGAGGTCGGCGGGACGGGCTTGCTTGCCGGTGTTCGGGTGCGCCTGCCGATCTACATCGAGCTCGCAAGCGCGGAGGCCCGTCTCAAGTCGGTGACGTGCCAAGGTCCATCTGGGGATGGTGCGCAGGCGGTTGTCACGGCGCGCCCCGCCGTCGTGAAAGCGTGGATCGGGGATGTGCCGGCGGGCGGCTTAGCGGCGTTCAACTCCGGTGGCGGGGTGGCGCGCGGCAATATCGTTCAAGCGTTTCCTATTACGGTTACGGGCCGCGCCTATGCAGAGATGAGCCACGCCGTTGGCGACGATCTGCGCTTCACGCAGAGGGACGTCGATGCGCGCGAGGTCAAGACCGTCTCCGTTCGAGATCATTTGTCGTCGCTCACCGGCAGTCTGTTGCAGTCGGCCAATCTCAATGTGGAGATCGGAGGGTTTGGCCTCGGTCTTTCGGTCGGTGCGATCAAGAGTCTCGTGATCGGTCTGCTGACGCCCGTGACGGCGACATTGGACGGCTTGCTTGTGCCGCTGCTCGAATTGCTCGGCGTTTCTCTCGGTGAGGTGGATGTGCGCGTGCACGGGATTTCCTGCGGGAGTGCGGTGCTCTCGGGGTGA
- a CDS encoding cation-translocating P-type ATPase produces the protein MGQDNRPTTETALPRVHQKPWHTVPAEDVFDALDTQPDGLSEEHAKARLERYGENVLPEAAGRHPVLRFLNQFHNTLIYFLIAAAVAAWALGHAVDAAVILAVVTINAVVGFIQEGKAEQALNAIRNLVSPKASVMRGGHRTTLPAAQLVPGDVVLLEAGDQASADMRLVRTRSLLIDEAILTGESVTSEKQQNPVEAEAPLGDRTCMAFSGTLVAAGQGTGVVVATGSETEIGRISTLMGQVEDLTTPLLRQINRFGRLFTLVTFVGAALLFAFATLVRGDAWDSALLVVVALAVAAVPEGLPAVITITLAIGVQRMAARHAIIRRLPAVETLGSTSVICSDKTGTLTRNEMTARRIVTAGHELVVEGVGYEPVGSFLVGTEKIAFPRPSPAISSAAPCSATTRACSKRAANGTSRATRWKAHSSHLR, from the coding sequence ATGGGGCAGGACAACCGACCGACGACGGAGACCGCGCTGCCCCGCGTGCATCAGAAGCCCTGGCACACCGTCCCCGCAGAAGACGTTTTCGACGCGCTCGATACCCAGCCGGACGGCCTGTCCGAAGAGCACGCAAAAGCGCGCCTCGAACGCTACGGAGAGAATGTGCTGCCCGAGGCCGCTGGCCGCCACCCGGTGCTGCGCTTTCTCAATCAGTTTCACAACACGCTGATCTACTTCCTGATCGCGGCCGCCGTCGCGGCCTGGGCACTCGGCCACGCGGTCGACGCCGCCGTCATCCTCGCCGTCGTCACCATCAACGCCGTCGTCGGCTTCATCCAGGAGGGCAAGGCGGAACAAGCGCTGAATGCGATTCGCAATCTCGTCTCGCCCAAAGCCTCCGTCATGCGCGGCGGACATCGCACCACGCTGCCCGCAGCCCAACTCGTGCCCGGAGACGTCGTGCTGCTGGAGGCCGGCGACCAGGCCTCCGCCGACATGCGCCTCGTTCGCACGCGCAGCCTGCTGATCGACGAGGCGATCCTGACCGGAGAATCCGTCACCTCAGAAAAGCAGCAAAACCCCGTAGAAGCCGAAGCACCGCTCGGCGACCGTACCTGCATGGCCTTTTCCGGCACGCTGGTCGCGGCGGGCCAGGGCACCGGCGTCGTCGTCGCCACAGGAAGCGAAACCGAGATCGGCCGTATCAGTACGCTGATGGGGCAGGTCGAGGATCTCACAACACCCCTCCTTCGCCAGATCAACCGCTTCGGCCGCCTCTTCACGCTGGTCACGTTCGTCGGCGCCGCGCTCTTATTTGCATTCGCGACGCTCGTGCGCGGCGACGCTTGGGATTCCGCACTCCTCGTCGTCGTGGCGCTGGCCGTCGCGGCTGTGCCGGAAGGCCTGCCAGCCGTCATCACCATCACGTTGGCCATCGGCGTGCAGCGCATGGCCGCCCGCCATGCGATCATCCGCCGCCTGCCCGCCGTCGAGACGCTCGGCTCCACCTCCGTGATCTGCTCCGACAAGACCGGCACGCTGACCCGCAACGAGATGACCGCGCGCCGCATCGTCACGGCCGGCCACGAACTCGTCGTCGAAGGCGTCGGCTACGAACCCGTCGGCTCGTTCCTTGTCGGCACCGAAAAAATAGCTTTCCCCCGCCCATCGCCAGCCATCTCGTCCGCTGCGCCGTGCTCTGCAACGACGCGCGCCTGCTCGAAAAGAGCGGCCAATGGCACGTCGAGGGCGACCCGATGGAAGGCGCACTCGTCGCACTTGCGATAA
- a CDS encoding TadE/TadG family type IV pilus assembly protein — protein sequence MTGGRKISFRRFGATQDGSIAVEFALIFPVALIFFMGLLAYGIYFGAAHSVQQLAADAARASVGGLDDAERASIARAHVSASGGAYPLLNLDRISVFAASLGADPSQFEVRVAFDSADLPIWVLSGLVPLPSKTIERAAVVKRGGY from the coding sequence ATGACAGGTGGACGCAAAATTTCGTTTCGTCGTTTCGGCGCTACGCAGGACGGTTCTATCGCCGTCGAGTTTGCGCTCATCTTTCCGGTGGCGCTGATCTTCTTCATGGGCCTTTTGGCTTACGGCATCTATTTCGGCGCGGCGCATTCCGTTCAACAACTCGCGGCCGATGCCGCGCGCGCGTCCGTCGGCGGTCTCGACGATGCCGAGCGGGCGTCAATCGCGCGCGCGCATGTGTCGGCAAGCGGAGGAGCTTATCCTCTGCTTAATCTCGATCGCATTTCGGTGTTCGCTGCATCGCTCGGTGCCGATCCTTCGCAATTCGAAGTGCGTGTTGCCTTCGATTCCGCCGATCTGCCGATCTGGGTTCTTTCCGGCCTCGTTCCCCTTCCCAGCAAAACTATCGAGCGGGCCGCCGTCGTCAAGCGCGGCGGATATTGA
- a CDS encoding NADPH-dependent F420 reductase: MGTSALFGASPTRANERFKIGTIGSGNLGGAIGALWVKAGHEVMFSSRNPENLKPLIEQLGPLAHAGTVEEAIRFGEDAVLLAIPYQSYPEAGKAYAEALKGKVVLDAGNANRSTLFEEAKQNGIGMTSAKYFPGARIVRAFNAANHRIFTSNANRPAPRMAVPIAGDDANAIEVAKKLVDAAGFDPLVVGGLKDADKFAMGTDGFGHVLSADELTEKLGIAAPAR; this comes from the coding sequence ATCGGCACATCCGCTCTGTTCGGCGCGTCCCCCACGCGCGCAAACGAGCGTTTCAAAATCGGCACCATCGGCTCCGGCAACCTCGGCGGCGCCATCGGCGCGCTGTGGGTCAAGGCGGGCCACGAAGTGATGTTTTCCTCGCGCAATCCCGAAAACCTGAAGCCGCTTATCGAACAGCTCGGGCCGCTTGCGCACGCCGGCACGGTGGAGGAAGCCATCCGCTTCGGCGAGGACGCCGTCCTCCTGGCGATCCCCTATCAGTCCTATCCCGAAGCGGGCAAAGCCTACGCCGAAGCCCTCAAAGGCAAAGTCGTGCTGGATGCCGGAAACGCAAACCGCAGCACGCTGTTCGAGGAAGCCAAGCAGAACGGCATCGGCATGACGTCGGCGAAATATTTCCCCGGCGCGCGCATCGTGCGTGCCTTCAACGCCGCCAACCACCGCATCTTTACGAGCAACGCCAACCGGCCCGCGCCCCGCATGGCGGTTCCCATCGCAGGCGATGACGCAAACGCCATCGAGGTTGCGAAGAAACTGGTCGATGCCGCTGGTTTCGATCCGCTCGTCGTCGGCGGCCTCAAGGACGCAGACAAGTTTGCCATGGGCACCGACGGCTTCGGACACGTCCTCTCCGCTGACGAACTCACCGAAAAGCTCGGGATCGCCGCACCGGCTCGCTAA